The Pygocentrus nattereri isolate fPygNat1 chromosome 2, fPygNat1.pri, whole genome shotgun sequence genome has a window encoding:
- the slc35a3b gene encoding solute carrier family 35 member A3b produces the protein MLSGREQISATEVPGMSRPSASAKLKYVSLGVLVLQTTSLVLTMRYSRTLPTEGPRYLASSAVVCAEVVKIITCTVLVFKDGSFSVQALNLVLREEIINKPWETLKLAIPAGIYTLQNNVLYVALSNLDAATYQVTYQLKILTTALFSVSMLSKKLGVYQWLSLLVLMMGVAFVQWPSDSAAGPETQELSTGSQFVGLLAVVVACFSSGFAGVYFEKILKQTKQSVWIRNIQLGLFGLIFGLAGMLAYDGKKVLEDGMFQGYNSVSWAVVLLQALGGLVVAAVIKYADNILKGFATSLSIILSTFISYFWLNDFDPTRLFFLGAVMVIAATFLYGYERKPVVSPSKV, from the exons ATGCTGAGTGGACGGGAGCAG ATCAGTGCTACTGAAGTGCCTGGCATGTCCAGACCGTCAGCATCCGCCAAGCTGAAGTATGTGTCTCTGGGGGTGTTGGTGCTGCAGACCACCTCTCTGGTGCTGACCATGCGCTACTCTCGGACGCTGCCGACCGAGGGGCCGAGGTATCTGGCCTCTTCAGCTGTGGTGTGCGCCGAAGTCGTCAAAATCATCACCTGCACCGTGCTGGTCTTCAAAGATGGCA GTTTCAGCGTACAGGCCCTGAATCTGGTCCTTAGGGAGGAGATCATAAACAAGCCCTGGGAGACCTTGAAGCTGGCCATCCCGGCAGGCATCTACACCCTGCAGAACAATGTGCTCTACGTGGCTCTCTCCAACCTGGACGCTGCAACCTACCAG GTCACGTATCAGCTGAAGATTCTCACCACCGCTCTTTTCTCCGTATCTATGCTCAGCAAGAAACTTGGTGTCTACCAGTGGCTGTCTTTACTCGTACTAATGATGGGCGTAGCATTCGTACAG TGGCCTTCAGATTCTGCGGCAGGACCTGAGACACAGGAGCTGTCCACAGGCTCTCAGTTTGTCGGACTGCTGGCCGTGGTGGTGGCCTGCTTCTCCAGCGGATTTGCCGGCGTTTACTTCGAGAAGATCCTCAAGCAGACCAAGCAGAGCGTCTGGATCCGTAACATTCAGCTGG GTTTGTTTGGGCTGATTTTCGGATTGGCTGGGATGTTAGCGTATGATGGCAAAAAGGTCCTAGAGGATGGAATGTTCCAGGGCTACAACAGCGTGAGCTGGGCTGTGGTGCTTCTACAG GCTTTGGGTGGGCTGGTTGTGGCAGCTGTCATTAAATACGCTGACAACATCCTGAAAGGCTTCGCCACGTCGCTGTCCATCATTCTGTCCACTTTCATCTCTTACTTCTGGTTGAATGACTTTGATCCTACCAG